In Microbulbifer agarilyticus, the DNA window TCAGCTGGTACTGGCGTTTGCGGCATTTATGCTGGCGAACTTTTGCCAGATGATCGTAGTACCGCTGATGTTTTCCATGGTGCCGGATGCCGTGGATTATGGTGCACGCAATGGCGGCAAGAAAAATATGGCGATGGCGTTCTCTGCACATCTGCTGGTGATCAAGCTTGGCCTGGCGGTTGGTGGTGCAATGACTGGCTGGCTGCTGGCTTATTACGGGTATGTCGCCAATGAAGAGCAAACCGCTGAGGCACTTGCGGGCATCGTGGTGCTGGTTGCACTGATGCCGGTACTGTGTGCGGTAGCGAATGCGATCATTATGAAATTCTACCGGCTCACCAGTGCGGAGATGCGCGCTATTCATCGCGCCGCCGACGAAGCTGCAGACACAAATACACAACAGCGCACCGCAACCGTACAGGGCGATGGTGCGCCGGCGGCAAGTTAATCCACAGGGGGAACAGGGAATGGTTGGGACGAGCAAGAAACGCCGCAATTTGCTGTTTGCTACGGCGATCAGTGCCGCAGCAATGGCGATTGGTATCGGTGCCAGTGTCGGGGTGAGTTCGGGCGCCTGGGCCTTAATGGAAAAGCCAGCCGTGGCAGCGGAACAAGAACCGTATTCCCGCTATGAGCCGCTCGACGATAAAGTCTTGGTTGTGGCGGGGCAGACCCTGGCCGCAACCCGTGCTTACTACCAGCTTACGGAAAAGGAACTGGTACCGCGACCAGCAGGCTTTACCGATTACATCTCCTATCAGGTAGGCAATAAATACCCGAAGTTTGCCCCGGATTACCCGCAAAGTTATCAGGGCAATGACGGCCTGTTGAATGCGACCAACTGGGGCGGAGGCGAGCAGTGTACAGATTGCTTGTTACACGAGCCGGGCTATGAAGAAGCGGTGATCGCTATCGGTATGTACATCGGCGGCCCACTTGGCGAGAACGGTGAGGTGTGTACCGCCAAGGAACACTGTAATACTGCGCGGATTGCCAATGGTGACCTGGACCATTTGCTGCGGGATTTTGCTGGCTGGCTGAATCAGCTGGGCGAGCGCCCGGTGTTATTGCGTATTGGTTACGAGTTTGACGGTTCCTGGAATGGCTACGACCCACAGCAGTATCAGGCGGCGTTCAAACATATTCGCCGCTTCCTGGAAAAGCAGGGTGTGGATAACGTGGCATACGTGCTGCAGTCGTTCGGCTATGCCAGTTATGAAACCATGCAAAATTTCTATCCGGAGGCGGATCAAGACGGTCCGTACGTAGACTGGATTGGCTATTCCTATTTCACCAATACGAATGCCATTGTAGGAAAACAGGAGCTGCGTTTTGCACGCGAGCGGGGGCACAAAGTTTTTATCGCCGAAGTTACGCCGCATACCGGCGACTGCGCCAAACAGATCGATGTTGTCAAAGCGCCGGCACAAGCAAAGCAGTGGATAGAAACCTTCGACCAGCATGTGCGCGATAATCGCGATGTAGTCCGTGCGATTTCCTATATCAATGCGCGCTGGAATGACAGTGAGTACTCGCCAATGTGGAGCCAGCAGATGGACCATAATTGCCCGGGCTACTTCGCGAATTCCAATGCACGGTTGAACGATAATCTGGATGTGGCGGAGTTCTGGGGCGAGAAAATGGCTGCGCCGATGTACTTGAATGGCGAGGCTAACCTCTACAGTAAGCTGCGTAAGTAATCTTTACACTGGCGTGTGGCGGTTCGCATCAAGCGAATCGTCATGCCCCGGAACCTCTCCTCTTCGTTCGATATACTCCTTCCTTAAGCTCCACAAAATGTCCCTCGCGCTCCAGGTATTTCGTCTGAAAACGGGCGGAGTGTTTGCATTCCTTCTTTGCTAATTCTCAGGCAAAAAAAGGCCCGCAAATGCGGGCCAAACTAGAGTCATCTGACGTTGACGGGAAAATCAATCAAATGTACTGATTGATGAGGTTCTCATAGAGTTCTTGCTTGCCGCTGATCGGACGCGGCTCACCGTTTTCTACGGCCAGGTTGCGCAGGTCGCTGAGATTCAGTTTGCCTTCGGTAAAGGCCTTGCCATTACCCTCGTCGAAGCTGGCGTAGCGCTGTTGCTTCCAGCTCTGGTAAGGGGAATCGTTGATAATCTTGTGGGCGATTTCCAGGCCGCGGGCGAATGCATCCATCCCGCCGATATGGCCAATGAAGATATCTTCCATGTCTACGGATTCGCGGCGAACCTTGGCATCGAAATTCAGGCCGCCGGACTTGAAGCCGCCGTTTTCCAGTACCACCATCATGCCGTGTACTGCGTCGTAGATATCGGTGGGGAACTGGTCGGTGTCCCAACCATTCTGGTAGTCACCGCGGTTGGCATCGATAGAGCCCAGCATGTCCGCGTCGGCACACATCTGTAGCTCGTGTGCGAAGGTGTGGCCGGCAAGGGTCGCGTGGTTGGCTTCGATGTTGAGTTTGAAATCTTTGTCCAGGCCGTGGTGACGCAGGAAGCCGATTACGGTTTGCGCGTCAAAGTCGTACTGGTGCTTGGTCGGTTCCATGGGCTTGGGTTCGATCAGGAAGTCACCCTTGAAGCCAATGGAGCGGCCGTAGTCACGGGCCATAGTGAGGAAGCGCGCGAGGTTTTCCTGCTCACGTTTGGTGTTGGCGTTCTGCAGGCAAATATAGCCTTCACGGCCACCCCAAAATACGTAGTTTTCACCGCCCAAAGCGACGGTCGCATCCAGCGCGGCTTTAACCTGACTGCCGGCATAGGCAACAACATCGAAGTTCGGGTTGGTGGAAGCACCATTCATGTAGCGCGGGTTGGAGAACACGTTGGCGGTACCCCACAGCAGTTTCATGCCGGTCGCTTTCTGACGCTCAGCCGCCAGTTCAACAAGCTTTGCCAGGTTGCTTTCGGTCTCGAGAACGGTGCTGCCCTCCGGTGACATATCGATATCGTGGAAGCAGTAGTAGGGCACCCCGATTTTGGTGAAGAATTCAAACGCGGCGTCCATACGCTGTTGTGCAGCGGTCATTGCATCTGCAGCATCATCCCACGCAAATACCTGGGTGTTCGGACCGAATGGATCCGCACCTTTGCCACAGAAAGTGTGCCAATAGCACGCTGCGAAACGCAGGTGCTCTTCCATGGTTTTGCCACCGATTACCTTTTTGGCATCATAAAATTTGAATGCCAGTGGGTTATCGGATTCACGGCCCTCAAATTGGATCTGGCCAATTTCCGGGAAGTATTCTTTATTGCCAACAAAAAGGTTTCTGCTCATCATGTTCTCCAGAATTATTCGACTTATTGAACGCTCGGATACTGCTGGCTGAGCAGTTCCAGGTAGTTTTGGTAGTGGGTTTGATAGGCACTGGCGGAGTCTGCCTGTGGCTGACAGCCGAGGTTTTCATCCAGTGCAATGTGTTCACTAAGTTGCACGGACGAAGTGTTATCGTCACTGCAGGCCCACAGGGCTTGCAGGGCAGCACCGAAGGCAGCGCCTTCCTGTTGCGCGGGTACTTCAACGGGCAAGTTGAAAACGTCCGCGACCATCTGCCGCCAGTGCGGGCTTTTGGCACCGCCACCAGTGAGGCGAATGGCAGTAAATTCCTGTCCCGCACGGGCGAACGCATCAAGGCCGCGGCGCAGGGTGAAGGTGGCTCCTTCCATCGCGGCGCGATACAGGTTTGCCGGTGTGGCGTTGCTGGCGGTTACACCGTGCAGGCTGGCCTCGGCGTGCGGC includes these proteins:
- the xylA gene encoding xylose isomerase, whose amino-acid sequence is MSRNLFVGNKEYFPEIGQIQFEGRESDNPLAFKFYDAKKVIGGKTMEEHLRFAACYWHTFCGKGADPFGPNTQVFAWDDAADAMTAAQQRMDAAFEFFTKIGVPYYCFHDIDMSPEGSTVLETESNLAKLVELAAERQKATGMKLLWGTANVFSNPRYMNGASTNPNFDVVAYAGSQVKAALDATVALGGENYVFWGGREGYICLQNANTKREQENLARFLTMARDYGRSIGFKGDFLIEPKPMEPTKHQYDFDAQTVIGFLRHHGLDKDFKLNIEANHATLAGHTFAHELQMCADADMLGSIDANRGDYQNGWDTDQFPTDIYDAVHGMMVVLENGGFKSGGLNFDAKVRRESVDMEDIFIGHIGGMDAFARGLEIAHKIINDSPYQSWKQQRYASFDEGNGKAFTEGKLNLSDLRNLAVENGEPRPISGKQELYENLINQYI